The proteins below come from a single Afipia sp. P52-10 genomic window:
- a CDS encoding efflux RND transporter periplasmic adaptor subunit, giving the protein MLFKPDADDAVQQAEAVAPRRGRWRSRLVSTALIVFILGGLGYVVWTSFKRPANQNAMPRNLPVPVLAATPRVQDVPVYLDGVGTVRALNTVTVRAQVDGKLTSVLFKEGQDVERGDVLGEIDPAIYQAQLDQALAKKAQDEATLANARLDLVRYQQLAKSNAGSKQQADTQQALVAQLEALVRSDQAAIDNAQTMLSYTKITAPLAGRAGLRLVDQGNIIRSSDANGLVVITQLKPIAVQFSLPQQQLARVNAAFAKGPLQVDVFGNDGRTVVETGALEGIDNQVDPATGTVKLKAQFPNPQLVLWPGQFVNVRIKVDTLHQAVVVPTAAVQRGPSGTYAYVIGADDTVTAKPVTVTQQNDTDAVIGTGLTAQDRVVTTGFANLAEGAKVMIGSDQNAPTPDLAPRRRQGGKNGPGGGQKGQGSAQGQGAKAPPPAAGGAPQK; this is encoded by the coding sequence ATGCTATTTAAGCCGGACGCGGACGATGCCGTACAACAAGCCGAGGCGGTTGCGCCGCGCCGTGGGCGTTGGCGCAGCCGCCTCGTTTCAACCGCGCTGATCGTTTTCATCCTCGGCGGGCTTGGCTACGTCGTCTGGACCTCGTTTAAGCGGCCGGCCAACCAGAATGCGATGCCGCGCAACCTGCCGGTGCCGGTGCTTGCGGCAACGCCGCGCGTGCAGGACGTGCCGGTCTATCTGGATGGCGTCGGCACGGTCCGCGCGCTGAACACCGTCACCGTGCGCGCCCAGGTGGATGGCAAGCTGACATCGGTGCTGTTCAAGGAAGGGCAGGATGTCGAGCGCGGCGACGTGTTGGGTGAGATCGACCCGGCGATCTATCAGGCGCAGCTCGATCAGGCACTCGCCAAGAAGGCGCAGGACGAAGCAACGCTTGCCAATGCGCGGCTGGACCTCGTGCGCTATCAGCAGCTCGCCAAATCGAATGCCGGTTCCAAGCAGCAGGCCGATACCCAGCAGGCGCTGGTGGCTCAGCTCGAAGCGCTGGTGCGTTCGGACCAGGCCGCGATCGATAATGCTCAAACCATGCTGAGCTACACCAAGATCACCGCACCATTGGCCGGGCGGGCCGGATTGCGGCTGGTCGATCAGGGCAACATCATTCGCTCCTCGGATGCCAACGGCCTCGTCGTCATCACCCAGCTGAAGCCGATCGCGGTGCAGTTCAGCCTGCCACAGCAGCAGCTCGCTCGCGTCAACGCCGCCTTCGCCAAGGGGCCGCTGCAAGTCGATGTCTTCGGCAACGACGGCCGGACCGTCGTCGAGACCGGTGCGCTCGAAGGCATCGACAACCAGGTCGATCCGGCGACCGGCACCGTCAAGCTGAAGGCCCAGTTCCCAAATCCGCAATTGGTGCTGTGGCCGGGACAATTCGTCAACGTTCGGATCAAGGTCGATACGCTGCACCAGGCCGTCGTCGTGCCGACCGCGGCCGTGCAGCGCGGCCCGAGCGGGACTTATGCGTACGTGATCGGCGCCGACGACACCGTAACGGCAAAGCCGGTCACGGTGACGCAGCAGAACGATACCGACGCCGTGATCGGAACCGGCCTCACGGCGCAAGATCGCGTGGTGACGACGGGCTTTGCCAATCTGGCGGAAGGGGCCAAGGTGATGATCGGCAGCGATCAGAACGCCCCGACGCCCGATCTGGCGCCGCGCCGCAGGCAAGGCGGCAAGAACGGGCCTGGCGGTGGTCAGAAGGGACAAGGGTCCGCGCAGGGGCAGGGTGCCAAGGCGCCGCCTCCGGCCGCCGGCGGCGCGCCGCAGAAGTAA
- a CDS encoding efflux RND transporter permease subunit encodes MSVSEPFIRRPIATSLLGIALMIAGALGYWALPVSSLPQVDFPTVQVTTRLPGASPDVTASLITAPLERQLGQIPALTMMTSTSSYGLSQISLQFDLNRDIDGATQDVQAAINAAAGVLPRTLPYPPTYAKVNPADAPVMTLALTSDTVSIRSMSDIADTLIAQRLSQIAGVGRVTILGSLKPAVRVQADLARMAAYGISMEDLRAVIAGANVSGPKGSLDGAQQAYSITANDQITSADAYKPIVVAYVNNAPVTVGDIAQIVDGLENDKTAATYQGTPAVVLDIQRQPGANVIDVVKQINAEIPRLQRSLPAAVKVTVVADRTNTIRASVRDVQFTLVLSVVLVVLVVLLFLRSVRATIIAGVALPLSLVTSFGVMWFAGFSLDNLSLMALTIGTGFVVDDAIVMIENIVRHMEKGESAMDAALKGASEIGFTVISLTVSLIAVFIPLLFMTGLVGRMFREFALTLTIAVITSAVVSLTLTPMMCSRILRHGEHDQPSALPGMALVSGWIDWTVEAYHRSLLWVLERQRATLWVTFATIVATVALYAVAPKGFLPLQDSGSIVAITEAGPDVSFAEMQTRQKAVADALKQDGDVEGVVSVVGAGPVNATPNTGRIVVTLKPRNQRHDPIDQVIDRFKQHVAGVPGMRVYFQPLQDIQISTRSSRSQYQYTLTSANRTELMEWTDKLIDELQKDPLFRDVSSENQEGGLRAAIRVNRERAGQLGVSMQAVNDTLNDAFGQRQISTIYGQANQYRVVLEAMPEFQRDPSVLSKLYVPGAGDAQVPIAAVATIERTTAPLALSNQAQFPAVTLSFNLAPDAALGQAVDAVARAEQRIGMPGSIIGVYSGDAAEFARSLSGQPWLILAAIVTIYIVLGVLYESYIHPITILSTLPSAGVGAILALMLVGEDLSVIGLIGIILLMGIVKKNAIMMIDFALEAERHQGMAPEAAIVQAAILRFRPIMMTTMAALFGALPLAIESGTGSELRFPLGVSIIGGLLLSQLLTLYTTPVIYLALDRFNRRLEPRVSPLISQPPASEAPEAKP; translated from the coding sequence ATGAGCGTCTCTGAACCATTTATCCGCAGGCCGATTGCGACCTCGTTGCTCGGCATTGCGCTGATGATCGCCGGCGCCCTCGGCTATTGGGCGCTGCCGGTCTCGTCGCTGCCGCAGGTCGACTTCCCGACGGTGCAGGTGACGACGCGGCTGCCTGGCGCGAGCCCGGACGTCACAGCGTCGCTGATCACTGCGCCGCTGGAACGGCAGCTCGGCCAGATCCCTGCGTTGACGATGATGACGTCGACCAGTTCCTACGGCCTCAGCCAGATTTCGCTGCAATTCGATCTCAACCGCGATATCGATGGCGCGACGCAGGATGTGCAGGCCGCGATCAACGCAGCGGCCGGCGTTCTGCCGCGAACGCTGCCGTATCCGCCGACCTATGCGAAGGTCAATCCGGCGGACGCGCCGGTGATGACGCTCGCGCTGACGTCGGACACAGTGTCGATCCGCAGCATGAGCGACATCGCCGATACGCTGATCGCCCAGCGTCTCAGTCAGATCGCGGGCGTCGGGCGCGTCACCATCCTCGGCAGTTTGAAACCCGCAGTGCGGGTCCAGGCCGATCTCGCGCGGATGGCTGCCTACGGCATCTCGATGGAGGATCTCCGCGCAGTGATCGCCGGCGCCAACGTTTCGGGACCGAAAGGATCGTTGGACGGCGCCCAGCAGGCTTACAGTATCACCGCCAATGATCAGATTACGTCGGCAGATGCCTACAAGCCGATCGTCGTCGCCTACGTCAACAATGCGCCAGTGACGGTCGGCGATATCGCCCAGATCGTTGACGGCCTCGAGAACGACAAGACGGCGGCGACCTATCAGGGCACGCCGGCGGTGGTGCTCGACATCCAGCGCCAGCCGGGCGCCAACGTCATCGACGTGGTCAAGCAGATCAACGCCGAAATTCCGCGCCTGCAACGTTCGCTGCCGGCGGCCGTGAAGGTCACGGTGGTCGCCGACCGCACCAACACCATCCGCGCTTCGGTTCGCGACGTGCAGTTCACGCTGGTTCTCAGCGTGGTCCTCGTCGTCCTCGTGGTTCTGCTGTTCCTGCGCTCGGTGCGGGCGACGATCATCGCTGGTGTCGCGCTGCCGCTGTCGCTAGTCACGAGCTTCGGGGTGATGTGGTTTGCCGGCTTCAGCCTCGACAATCTCTCCTTGATGGCGCTGACGATCGGCACCGGCTTCGTCGTCGACGATGCGATCGTCATGATCGAGAACATCGTCCGCCATATGGAGAAGGGTGAAAGCGCGATGGATGCCGCGCTGAAGGGCGCCAGCGAGATCGGCTTCACCGTGATCTCGCTGACGGTCTCACTGATCGCCGTCTTCATACCGCTTTTGTTCATGACCGGCCTGGTCGGCCGCATGTTCCGCGAATTCGCGCTGACGCTGACGATCGCCGTCATCACCTCCGCCGTCGTGTCGCTGACGCTAACGCCGATGATGTGTTCACGCATCCTGCGCCACGGCGAGCACGACCAGCCATCGGCGCTGCCCGGAATGGCCCTGGTCAGCGGCTGGATCGACTGGACCGTCGAGGCCTATCACCGCTCGCTGCTCTGGGTGCTTGAGCGCCAGCGGGCGACGCTGTGGGTGACGTTCGCGACCATCGTCGCCACGGTCGCTCTTTACGCGGTCGCGCCGAAGGGCTTCCTGCCGCTGCAGGATTCCGGATCGATCGTTGCCATTACCGAAGCAGGACCGGATGTCTCCTTCGCCGAGATGCAGACGCGCCAGAAAGCCGTCGCCGATGCCCTGAAGCAGGACGGCGACGTCGAGGGTGTGGTGTCCGTGGTGGGCGCGGGCCCAGTGAATGCGACGCCGAATACCGGCCGCATCGTCGTGACGTTGAAGCCGCGCAACCAGCGGCATGACCCGATCGACCAGGTGATCGACCGCTTCAAGCAGCATGTTGCTGGCGTGCCCGGCATGCGCGTCTATTTCCAGCCGCTGCAGGACATCCAGATCAGCACGCGGTCCAGCCGCTCGCAATATCAGTACACGCTGACGAGCGCGAACCGGACCGAGCTGATGGAATGGACGGACAAGCTGATCGACGAGTTGCAGAAGGACCCGCTGTTCCGGGATGTCTCGTCCGAGAATCAGGAGGGCGGCCTGCGCGCGGCAATCCGCGTCAACCGCGAGCGGGCGGGGCAGTTGGGCGTCTCGATGCAGGCGGTCAACGACACGCTGAACGATGCGTTTGGACAACGGCAGATTTCAACCATCTACGGACAAGCCAATCAGTACCGCGTGGTACTCGAGGCAATGCCCGAGTTCCAGCGCGATCCCTCGGTGCTGTCGAAGCTGTATGTTCCCGGCGCCGGCGACGCGCAGGTGCCGATCGCCGCTGTCGCGACGATCGAGCGGACCACCGCTCCCCTGGCGCTGTCCAACCAGGCGCAATTCCCGGCGGTGACGTTGAGCTTCAATCTCGCGCCCGATGCCGCGCTCGGGCAGGCGGTGGATGCGGTGGCCCGCGCCGAGCAGCGGATCGGCATGCCGGGATCGATCATCGGCGTCTATTCGGGCGACGCGGCCGAGTTCGCCCGCTCGTTAAGCGGCCAGCCATGGCTGATCCTGGCGGCAATCGTCACGATCTACATCGTCCTCGGCGTGCTGTATGAGAGCTATATCCACCCGATCACGATTCTCTCAACGCTGCCGTCGGCGGGTGTTGGAGCCATTCTCGCGCTGATGCTGGTGGGCGAGGATCTGTCGGTCATCGGCTTGATCGGCATCATTCTCTTGATGGGCATCGTCAAGAAGAACGCGATCATGATGATCGACTTCGCGTTGGAGGCGGAGCGGCATCAGGGCATGGCGCCGGAGGCGGCGATCGTGCAGGCGGCAATCTTGCGTTTCCGCCCGATCATGATGACGACGATGGCGGCGCTGTTTGGTGCGCTGCCGTTGGCGATCGAAAGCGGTACCGGATCGGAGCTGCGGTTTCCGCTCGGCGTCTCGATCATCGGCGGCCTGCTGCTGAGCCAATTGTTGACGCTTTATACGACGCCCGTGATCTACCTCGCGCTTGACCGCTTCAACCGCAGGCTCGAGCCGCGAGTCTCCCCGCTGATCTCCCAGCCACCTGCGTCCGAGGCGCCAGAGGCCAAACCATGA
- a CDS encoding efflux RND transporter permease subunit, translated as MSSFSEPFILRPVGTILLAIGLFLTGVVAYLALPVASVPNIDFPVISVSASRPGADPTVMAATVAAPLERRLGEISGINQMTSTSSLGTTRISLQFSLGRDIDRAARDVQAAINASLSDLPSDLPSLPRFWKANPAASPVLIVALTSKTLLPSALYDIADTVLVQRISQIRGVGEVNVSGAEQPAVRIRLNPGALASAGISTDVVRQAIVNANSISPVGAFENDRQSETISTNRQMRNAEEFKDIVVQVVNGNVVRLSDIADIEDSVRNTRSAAWFNKEPSVLLTITKQSDANVIDTVDRVKALLPEMKQWIPAGVELTVFSDRTETIRASVLDMQFTLVATAILVMMVVFVFLRRLTPTIAAGVSVPLALAGTFAGMWLAGFSINNLSLMALVISVGFVVDDAIVMIENMYRNLEEGMPPFQAAREGAKQIGFTVFAISLSLIAAFTPLMFMEGVVGRLFREFSVTLAFAIIVSTVVSLTVTPMICAHHIREGLSDRESRLDRLVEGMLQPIVRWYEGTLRTVLRFPVLTMLIFLATIAATVTLYVKVQKGYFPSDDSGLIIGGTRASADVSFASMLTLQQQVADIVLSDPAVYALGSSLGGGGFGGGQNRGQMFIALKPIAERDGNVTTQQVIDRLRRKLFPLPGMRLFMFAAQDVRTGARQSDSDYQFSLVSPDLDLLQKWAPIVAKRLETVEGITDVSSDRDPGGLQLSLKIDRQAASSLGVRVQDIDNALNNAFAQRQISTIYTQRNQYRVVLEVDPDLQRDPSNLERIYVAGANGAQVPLSAVVRYERALSPLAVYHQGQFPTVTVSFATETDVPLQTATQNILQAVAELHMPEGIRAGFEGNARDFGSASARQPLLILGALIAVYIVLGVLYESLLHPLTIISTLPSAGLGALLALQITNTQLTVIAFIGIILLIGIVKKNGIMIVDFALEGERKRGLDPATAILEASVVRFRPILMTTMAALLAAVPLVVATGPGTELRRPLGITIIGGLIVSQILTLYTTPVVYLLMDRLKRRRSGRPQPQIAPAE; from the coding sequence ATGAGCTCGTTCTCCGAGCCGTTCATTCTGCGGCCGGTCGGAACGATCCTGCTTGCGATCGGGCTGTTCCTGACCGGTGTGGTCGCGTACCTCGCGCTGCCGGTGGCGAGCGTTCCGAACATCGACTTTCCCGTTATCAGCGTGTCGGCGTCGCGCCCCGGTGCCGATCCGACTGTGATGGCGGCGACCGTTGCCGCGCCGCTGGAGCGGCGGCTGGGCGAAATCTCCGGCATCAATCAAATGACGTCGACGTCGTCGCTCGGCACGACACGAATATCGCTGCAGTTCTCGCTTGGCCGTGACATCGATCGGGCGGCGCGGGACGTGCAGGCGGCGATCAATGCCTCGCTGTCGGACCTGCCGAGCGATCTGCCCTCGCTGCCGCGGTTCTGGAAAGCGAACCCGGCGGCGTCTCCTGTGCTAATCGTCGCGCTGACATCGAAGACGCTGTTGCCGAGCGCGCTCTACGATATCGCCGATACCGTGCTGGTGCAGCGCATCTCACAAATTCGCGGCGTCGGCGAGGTCAACGTCAGCGGCGCGGAACAGCCGGCCGTGCGTATCCGTCTCAATCCGGGCGCACTCGCCAGCGCGGGAATTTCGACCGATGTGGTGCGCCAGGCGATCGTCAACGCGAACTCGATTTCGCCGGTCGGGGCGTTCGAGAACGACCGTCAAAGCGAGACGATTTCGACCAATCGGCAGATGCGCAATGCCGAAGAGTTCAAGGACATCGTCGTGCAGGTGGTCAACGGCAATGTCGTACGCCTGTCCGACATCGCCGATATTGAGGATTCGGTCCGCAACACCCGTTCGGCGGCCTGGTTCAACAAGGAGCCATCGGTCCTTCTGACCATCACCAAGCAGAGCGACGCAAACGTCATCGACACCGTCGATCGCGTCAAGGCGCTGCTGCCCGAAATGAAGCAGTGGATTCCGGCCGGTGTCGAGCTCACGGTCTTTTCCGATCGCACCGAGACGATCCGTGCCAGTGTTCTCGATATGCAATTCACGCTGGTCGCGACCGCGATCCTGGTGATGATGGTGGTGTTCGTCTTCCTGCGGCGGCTGACGCCGACGATCGCGGCAGGCGTGTCGGTGCCGCTGGCGCTGGCCGGCACCTTCGCCGGCATGTGGCTGGCGGGATTTTCCATCAACAATCTGTCGTTGATGGCGTTGGTGATCTCTGTCGGCTTCGTCGTCGACGACGCCATCGTCATGATCGAGAACATGTATCGCAACCTCGAGGAGGGAATGCCGCCGTTCCAGGCCGCGCGGGAAGGAGCGAAGCAGATCGGCTTCACCGTATTCGCCATCAGCTTGTCGCTGATCGCAGCCTTCACGCCGCTGATGTTCATGGAGGGCGTGGTCGGGCGCCTGTTCCGCGAATTTTCCGTGACGCTGGCCTTCGCCATCATCGTCTCCACCGTGGTCTCGCTGACGGTGACGCCGATGATTTGCGCGCATCACATCCGGGAGGGGTTGTCCGACCGGGAGAGCCGGCTCGATCGTCTGGTCGAGGGAATGCTGCAGCCGATCGTCCGCTGGTACGAGGGCACGCTGCGAACCGTATTACGGTTTCCGGTCCTCACCATGCTGATCTTCCTGGCCACCATTGCCGCCACCGTCACGCTCTATGTGAAAGTACAGAAGGGCTATTTCCCGAGCGACGACTCCGGCCTGATCATCGGTGGCACCCGCGCCTCGGCGGACGTGTCGTTCGCCAGCATGCTGACATTGCAGCAGCAGGTCGCCGACATCGTCTTGAGCGATCCCGCCGTCTACGCCCTTGGATCGTCACTCGGCGGCGGCGGTTTCGGCGGCGGTCAGAACCGGGGGCAGATGTTCATCGCGCTGAAGCCGATTGCCGAGCGCGACGGCAACGTCACGACGCAGCAGGTGATCGACCGCCTGCGCCGGAAATTGTTCCCGCTGCCGGGGATGCGCTTGTTCATGTTCGCGGCGCAGGACGTACGCACAGGCGCGCGCCAGAGCGATTCCGATTATCAATTCTCGCTGGTCTCACCGGATCTCGACCTGCTGCAGAAGTGGGCGCCGATCGTCGCCAAGCGGCTGGAGACGGTGGAAGGCATCACCGATGTCTCCAGCGACCGCGATCCGGGCGGATTGCAACTGTCGCTGAAGATCGACCGGCAGGCCGCATCGAGCCTCGGCGTGCGCGTGCAGGACATCGACAATGCTCTGAATAATGCCTTTGCGCAGCGGCAGATTTCCACCATCTACACCCAGCGCAACCAGTATCGGGTGGTGCTCGAAGTCGATCCGGATCTGCAGCGCGATCCGTCCAACCTTGAGCGCATCTACGTTGCAGGCGCCAACGGCGCGCAGGTGCCACTGTCGGCCGTGGTACGCTACGAACGGGCGCTCTCGCCGCTGGCGGTCTATCATCAGGGCCAGTTTCCGACGGTGACCGTCTCGTTTGCCACCGAGACCGACGTGCCGCTGCAGACGGCGACACAAAACATCCTGCAGGCGGTCGCCGAACTGCATATGCCGGAGGGTATCCGGGCAGGGTTCGAAGGCAATGCGCGCGATTTCGGCTCAGCCTCTGCGCGACAGCCGCTTCTGATCCTTGGCGCACTGATCGCGGTCTATATCGTTCTCGGCGTGCTCTACGAGAGCCTGCTGCATCCGTTGACGATCATCTCGACGTTGCCCTCGGCAGGCCTCGGCGCGCTGCTGGCGCTGCAGATCACCAACACGCAGCTGACGGTGATCGCCTTCATCGGCATTATCCTGCTGATCGGCATCGTCAAGAAGAACGGCATCATGATCGTCGATTTCGCCCTTGAAGGCGAACGCAAGCGCGGTCTCGATCCAGCCACCGCGATCCTGGAAGCAAGCGTGGTTCGCTTCCGGCCGATCCTGATGACGACCATGGCCGCATTGCTGGCGGCAGTGCCGCTCGTCGTCGCGACCGGCCCCGGCACCGAACTACGCCGGCCGTTGGGCATTACGATCATCGGCGGCCTGATCGTTTCGCAAATCCTCACGCTCTACACGACGCCGGTCGTCTACCTGCTGATGGACCGATTGAAACGCCGGCGCAGCGGTCGGCCGCAGCCCCAGATCGCGCCCGCCGAGTAG
- a CDS encoding ABC transporter ATP-binding protein/permease — protein sequence MDAPNKLPPGQPVTESGEKLPDPPPEFSQPPDPTDIESREAFEQLRRRYLLGRFWLSAKGFWGRNGAPLAWVLSGGLLLLIVVNLCIQYGINVWNRHIFDALEKKDSATVFHLIAIFVPLAAGSIALSVALVYARMTIQRRWRAWLNTAVVDRWLTSGRYYQLNLVSGDHKNPEFRIADDLRVATDAPVDFAAGVTSAFLSATTFIVVLWTIGGALTLTIGGSTVTVPGFLVIAAVLYAAVASTAMLWIGKNFVVVSEDKNQAEAEYRYALTRIRENGESIALLGGEDEERAGIDRSFGSVLRQWARICGQHMRTTIVSQGSSVIAPAIPILLAAPKYLDGSMTLGQVMQAASAFTIVQSAFGWLVDNYPRLAEWTAGARRIASLMVSLDALERAESGEGTGRIERGETEYALRLNDLSVTLDDGTAVVNEAEVAIEPGERVLVAGESGTGKSTLVRAIAGLWPWGDGSVEFQKNGRVFMLPQKPYVPAGTLRRAVTYPAPAEDWDEQQVGEALEKVGLGHLKERIEEEAPWDQTLSGGEKQRLAFARLLLHQPDIIVLDEATSALDPPSQDAIMTLINQELKQATVVSVAHRPELEAFHSRKIILERRKDGARLVSDIDLIKRPGRRRLINRWLRRPPPRREATGQANDKRQRA from the coding sequence ATGGACGCGCCCAACAAGTTACCGCCCGGTCAGCCTGTCACCGAAAGCGGAGAAAAGCTGCCCGACCCGCCGCCTGAATTCTCCCAACCACCTGACCCCACCGATATCGAGTCGCGCGAGGCATTCGAACAGCTCCGCCGCCGCTATCTGCTCGGACGATTCTGGCTGAGCGCGAAGGGTTTCTGGGGCCGCAACGGCGCGCCTCTGGCGTGGGTGTTGAGCGGCGGGCTGCTGCTTCTGATCGTGGTCAATCTTTGCATTCAGTATGGCATCAACGTCTGGAACCGGCACATCTTCGATGCGCTCGAGAAGAAAGACTCGGCCACGGTCTTCCACCTGATCGCGATCTTCGTGCCGCTGGCGGCGGGAAGCATCGCGCTGAGCGTCGCACTGGTGTATGCGCGCATGACCATCCAACGCCGGTGGCGGGCCTGGCTCAACACCGCAGTGGTTGATCGATGGCTGACGAGCGGGCGTTACTACCAGCTCAATCTTGTCAGCGGCGATCACAAGAATCCCGAATTCCGAATTGCTGACGATCTTCGCGTCGCGACCGACGCGCCGGTCGATTTCGCCGCGGGCGTTACCTCGGCATTCCTGTCGGCGACGACGTTCATCGTCGTGCTCTGGACCATCGGTGGCGCGCTGACGCTGACGATCGGCGGCAGCACGGTTACCGTGCCGGGCTTCCTGGTCATCGCCGCAGTGCTCTATGCGGCGGTCGCCAGCACGGCGATGTTGTGGATCGGCAAGAACTTCGTCGTCGTCTCGGAGGATAAAAACCAGGCGGAGGCCGAGTACCGGTACGCGCTGACGCGCATCCGCGAGAACGGTGAGAGCATCGCCTTGCTCGGCGGCGAAGACGAGGAGCGTGCGGGAATCGATCGGTCATTCGGCAGTGTGCTGAGGCAGTGGGCCAGGATCTGCGGACAGCACATGCGCACGACGATCGTTTCGCAAGGCTCCAGCGTCATCGCGCCTGCCATTCCCATCCTGCTTGCGGCACCGAAGTATCTCGACGGCAGCATGACGCTTGGCCAGGTGATGCAGGCGGCTTCCGCCTTTACCATCGTGCAGAGCGCGTTTGGCTGGCTAGTGGACAATTATCCGCGTCTTGCGGAATGGACCGCCGGTGCCCGGCGCATTGCATCGCTGATGGTCTCGCTCGACGCGCTGGAGCGGGCGGAGTCAGGCGAGGGGACCGGACGCATCGAGCGCGGCGAGACCGAATACGCGCTGCGCCTCAACGATCTTTCAGTCACGCTCGACGACGGGACCGCGGTGGTCAACGAGGCCGAGGTTGCGATCGAGCCCGGCGAGCGTGTGCTGGTGGCGGGCGAGTCCGGCACCGGCAAGAGCACGCTGGTTCGCGCCATTGCCGGTCTCTGGCCCTGGGGCGACGGCAGCGTCGAATTTCAGAAGAACGGCCGCGTCTTCATGCTGCCGCAGAAGCCTTATGTGCCCGCGGGGACATTGCGGCGCGCGGTCACGTATCCGGCGCCGGCTGAGGATTGGGACGAGCAGCAGGTCGGCGAAGCGCTCGAGAAGGTCGGGCTTGGCCATCTGAAGGAGCGGATCGAGGAGGAGGCTCCCTGGGATCAGACGTTGTCAGGCGGCGAAAAGCAGCGGCTCGCTTTCGCCCGGCTGCTGTTGCATCAGCCGGATATCATCGTCCTCGACGAGGCAACGTCTGCGCTCGATCCGCCGAGCCAGGACGCGATCATGACGCTGATCAATCAGGAGCTGAAGCAGGCGACCGTGGTCAGCGTGGCACATCGGCCGGAGCTCGAAGCCTTCCACAGCCGCAAGATCATTCTCGAACGCCGCAAAGATGGAGCTCGGCTGGTCAGCGACATCGATCTGATCAAACGGCCTGGCCGGCGGCGGCTGATCAATCGCTGGCTGCGGCGGCCTCCGCCGCGGCGTGAAGCCACCGGTCAGGCAAACGACAAGCGTCAGCGCGCCTGA